In one Verrucomicrobiota bacterium genomic region, the following are encoded:
- a CDS encoding tyrosine-type recombinase/integrase: MNNINNTTKGNTQNVATSTEKGAPCLSTRQLLEKIPNYPCLYRHSVNNTYYAIKKHGGKRKEHSLDTTDRKSAERRLKDWIANLDKVDAQAEKTTLEQLLEKFIKGRLGKSKKTTDTERSIIKNFKATWGNGLGIQVSRVQPSMLNEWLAKQETRLKDSSYNRYALFLKQLFDLAYNDKMIPESPFSRVDKPWKRVEDVKRIVPTDEQFRAIVDNIRAEKRNVKAEESANFVEFLGLAGLGQAEARSLTWGDIDWIKEKISVRRRKTGALFYPPIYPQLKPFLQNLLAKETAKAAPQQTALPPNTPLFTISDARKSLTNACNRLGFPNFTQRSIRAYLIRKLWQKQVDIKLISKWQGHKDGGKLILNTYTEVFGTDDADYEKAQLAKIIL, encoded by the coding sequence ATGAATAACATCAATAATACCACAAAGGGAAACACTCAGAATGTTGCTACCAGCACAGAAAAGGGAGCCCCCTGCCTTAGCACAAGGCAGTTGCTTGAAAAAATTCCTAATTATCCGTGTTTGTATCGGCATAGCGTCAACAACACCTATTATGCAATAAAGAAGCACGGCGGCAAGCGTAAAGAACATTCATTGGATACGACTGACAGGAAAAGCGCGGAAAGGCGGCTAAAGGATTGGATTGCCAACCTTGACAAGGTGGACGCGCAAGCCGAAAAAACAACACTTGAACAGCTATTGGAAAAATTTATTAAAGGCCGCTTGGGGAAATCAAAGAAAACCACAGACACGGAGCGCAGTATAATCAAAAACTTTAAGGCCACTTGGGGCAATGGGTTGGGGATTCAAGTTTCCCGCGTTCAACCCTCTATGTTGAATGAATGGCTTGCCAAACAAGAAACGCGCCTAAAAGATAGTTCCTATAACCGCTACGCCCTGTTTTTAAAGCAACTGTTTGACCTAGCTTATAATGACAAAATGATTCCTGAGTCGCCATTTTCAAGAGTAGATAAACCTTGGAAAAGAGTTGAAGATGTAAAACGGATTGTCCCAACAGATGAACAGTTCCGCGCCATTGTGGACAATATCCGCGCCGAAAAACGAAACGTTAAAGCGGAAGAAAGCGCCAACTTTGTTGAATTTTTGGGACTGGCTGGATTAGGGCAAGCGGAAGCGCGTTCTTTAACTTGGGGTGATATTGATTGGATAAAAGAGAAAATTTCAGTGAGACGCCGCAAAACGGGAGCTTTATTTTATCCGCCCATTTATCCGCAGTTAAAACCATTTTTGCAAAACTTACTCGCCAAGGAAACCGCCAAAGCCGCCCCCCAACAAACGGCATTGCCCCCGAATACACCACTTTTTACCATTAGCGATGCCCGGAAGTCTTTGACAAATGCCTGCAATAGGTTGGGCTTTCCAAATTTCACACAAAGAAGCATACGCGCCTATTTAATTAGAAAACTTTGGCAAAAGCAAGTTGATATAAAATTAATATCAAAATGGCAGGGTCATAAGGATGGCGGGAAATTGATTCTTAATACATATACGGAAGTTTTTGGCACAGACGACGCCGATTATGAAAAAGCCCAGCTAGCTAAAATCATATTGTGA
- a CDS encoding polyphosphate polymerase domain-containing protein: MAIDRMQTQRFELKYLITEEAALQVRDFVQCHLNLDEYSTLHPNLSYPVHSLYLDSDHLKTYWETINGDKNRYKLRLRFYSTDANSPVFFEIKRRMNSCIMKQRGGVKQAAVPLLLNGHFPEPQHMFSKSDKAFVAVQRFCELMSTIQARPRLHIFYQREAYVNDNDSVRVTMDRHVCAEPNLHFSVKTEMHDPHYSYYPKVILELKFTDRHPTWFYDLVRVFDLMQCGAAKYCSSVQAIGHRPLEVLTPVVAEEFAVGRLEKRPV, encoded by the coding sequence ATGGCAATTGATCGGATGCAAACGCAGCGGTTTGAGTTGAAGTACCTCATCACTGAAGAGGCGGCACTTCAGGTGCGTGATTTTGTGCAATGCCATCTCAACTTGGATGAATACAGCACGCTGCACCCCAACCTATCCTACCCCGTCCATAGCTTGTATCTGGATTCCGATCATTTGAAGACCTATTGGGAGACCATCAATGGCGATAAAAACCGGTACAAGCTGCGCTTGCGCTTTTACAGCACCGACGCCAATTCACCGGTCTTTTTTGAAATCAAGCGCCGGATGAATTCCTGTATCATGAAACAGCGTGGCGGCGTCAAACAGGCGGCGGTTCCCCTCTTGCTAAACGGTCACTTCCCCGAACCGCAACACATGTTTTCCAAATCGGATAAAGCCTTCGTGGCAGTGCAGCGTTTCTGCGAATTAATGTCCACCATTCAAGCCCGACCGCGCCTTCACATCTTCTACCAACGCGAGGCGTACGTGAATGACAATGATTCCGTGCGGGTCACCATGGACCGCCATGTCTGCGCCGAACCCAACCTGCATTTTTCGGTTAAAACCGAGATGCACGACCCGCACTACAGCTACTACCCCAAGGTCATCCTTGAATTAAAGTTCACGGACCGGCATCCCACTTGGTTCTATGATTTGGTCCGGGTCTTTGATCTCATGCAATGCGGCGCGGCCAAGTATTGTTCCTCGGTGCAAGCGATCGGCCATCGTCCGTTGGAAGTGCTTACTCCGGTAGTGGCGGAAGAGTTCGCCGTTGGCCGGTTGGAAAAACGTCCGGTTTAA